A window of the Acanthochromis polyacanthus isolate Apoly-LR-REF ecotype Palm Island chromosome 10, KAUST_Apoly_ChrSc, whole genome shotgun sequence genome harbors these coding sequences:
- the gm2a gene encoding ganglioside GM2 activator — translation MDRCVTLTVVVLVAAVLSPADCSSFRRVNKAQILGFDWKNCGQPDAPAVLKSLNLSPDPIAIPGDLTASASGSTSVELAAPLAVNVTMEKEVAGFWVKIPCVEELGSCHYQDGCDILNQLIPPGQDCPEPLHTYGLPCRCPFKAGSYSLPQSDFYLPQVELPYWLTNGNYRVQGVLGSGGKEIGCLKVALSIHSD, via the exons ATGGACAGGTGTGTAACGCTGACGGTGGTCGTGCTCGTCGCTGCGGTTTTATCTCCGGCGGACTGCAGCTCGTTCCGGAGAGTCAACAAAGCTCAG ATTTTGGGTTTCGACTGGAAGAACTGCGGGCAGCCGGATGCTCCAGCTGTCCTGAAGAGTTTGAACTTGTCTCCGGACCCGATCGCCATCCCAGGAGACCTGACGGCCTCCGCATCTGGATCCACATCTGTAGAACTCGCCGCTCCTCTGGCT GTGAATGTGACTATGGAGAAGGAGGTGGCCGGTTTCTGGGTGAAGATCCCCTGTGTGGAGGAGCTGGGCAGCTGCCACTATCAGGACGGCTGTGATATTCTCAACCAGCTGATCCCACCTGGTCAGGACTGTCCTGAACCGCTGCACACCTACGGCCTGCCCTGCCGCTGCCCCTTCAAAGCT GGCTCGTACTCGCTGCCTCAGTCGGACTTCTACCTGCCCCAGGTGGAGCTGCCCTACTGGCTGACTAACGGGAACTACCGGGTTCAGGGAGTCCTGGGCAGCGGCGGCAAAGAGATCGGCTGCCTCAAAGTGGCGCTCTCCATTCACTCCGACTGA